A single Pseudomonadota bacterium DNA region contains:
- a CDS encoding ABC transporter ATP-binding protein: protein MSGLSLQRITKSFGATAVLKGVSLDVAPGEFLTLLGPSGCGKSTLLRVIAGLEAHDSGSVSIGGAQVDGERPKYRDVAMVFQSYALYPHMTVAQNLALPLRMRQLSAAQRLPLVGRWLPGTRGRTEAIDHEVRRTAAALEIGHLLDRKPGQLSGGQRQRVALGRAMVRHPAIFLMDEPLSNLDAKLRVATRAEIKELHQRLGATFVYVTHDQSEAMTLSDRVAVMLDGELLQVASPREIYAEPADRRVAEFIGSPKINMLTGRVRDRDFVDVAGATLSLRTGVASGGTIRLGIRPEAFQLADGTTSGTLATRLRFVEHLGSDLFVHLDAPGEAEPLIARLDAERTPDLVPGSTVHLEVRPGRILLFDEAGCRIRLERPRIAALRSYA from the coding sequence GTGTCGGGACTGTCGCTCCAGCGCATCACCAAGAGCTTCGGCGCGACTGCCGTGCTCAAAGGCGTGTCGCTAGACGTGGCGCCCGGCGAGTTCCTGACTCTGCTTGGCCCGAGCGGTTGCGGAAAATCGACCTTATTGCGCGTGATCGCCGGGCTCGAGGCCCATGATTCCGGCAGCGTCTCGATCGGCGGCGCTCAGGTCGACGGCGAGCGGCCGAAGTATCGCGACGTCGCCATGGTGTTCCAGTCTTACGCGCTTTATCCGCACATGACGGTGGCCCAGAACTTGGCGCTGCCGCTGCGAATGCGGCAGCTGTCGGCCGCCCAACGCTTGCCCCTCGTCGGTCGTTGGCTGCCTGGAACGCGCGGCAGAACCGAAGCGATCGACCACGAGGTTCGGCGGACCGCCGCCGCGCTCGAAATCGGACATCTGCTCGATCGCAAGCCGGGTCAGCTCTCCGGCGGCCAGCGACAGCGGGTCGCCCTCGGCCGCGCCATGGTCCGTCACCCGGCGATCTTCCTCATGGACGAGCCACTCTCGAACCTGGACGCGAAGCTGCGGGTGGCAACACGCGCCGAGATCAAGGAATTGCATCAGCGGCTCGGCGCGACCTTCGTCTATGTGACGCATGATCAATCCGAGGCGATGACATTGTCGGATCGGGTCGCTGTCATGCTCGACGGCGAGCTTCTGCAGGTAGCGTCGCCTCGCGAGATCTACGCCGAGCCGGCCGATCGGCGCGTCGCCGAGTTCATCGGCTCGCCGAAGATCAACATGCTGACGGGCAGGGTTCGCGACCGGGATTTCGTCGATGTGGCCGGGGCGACGCTTTCGCTGCGCACCGGAGTCGCTTCCGGCGGCACGATCAGGCTCGGGATCAGACCGGAAGCGTTTCAGCTGGCCGATGGCACGACGTCGGGAACCTTGGCGACGCGGCTCCGTTTCGTGGAGCATCTCGGCTCCGATCTGTTCGTGCACCTGGACGCGCCCGGCGAAGCCGAGCCGCTCATCGCTCGCCTGGATGCCGAGAGGACTCCGGATCTGGTGCCCGGTTCCACGGTCCATCTCGAGGTTCGCCCGGGGCGCATTCTTCTATTTGACGAGGCGGGCTGCCGCATCCGGCTGGAACGGCCCAGGATCGCCGCGCTTCGGAGCTACGCCTAA
- a CDS encoding sugar ABC transporter permease, whose product MAGSSARGRATRSAAAARADEALAGYALAGPAFLLLLCLFILPTLSVLLIATTDWKFGARTLSFVGLRNFAELFSDPVFRISAVNTVLYVAVVVPATVSLGLTVALLIESGRSLRAFYRAVHFLPFMATLAAMAIAWEMLLHPTIGLVNQVFTLLGLPAANWLRNANTALPVLAVIGVWQDLGFAMVLFLAGLKAIPQELYDAADVDGADRMLDRLRTVTLPLLGPVTMFVVIVMTLKELRVFDTVKILTEGGPAKASEVLLYTLYVESFEYMRTGYGAAITVLFLAVVVGLTLLQAKVMDKRVHYS is encoded by the coding sequence ATAGCGGGATCCTCGGCCCGGGGCAGGGCCACTCGATCCGCAGCAGCCGCTCGCGCCGATGAAGCGCTGGCCGGCTATGCGTTGGCCGGTCCCGCGTTTCTCCTGCTTTTGTGCCTCTTCATACTGCCCACACTCAGCGTTCTGCTGATAGCCACAACCGACTGGAAGTTCGGCGCGCGCACGCTTTCGTTCGTGGGTCTGCGAAATTTCGCCGAGCTGTTTTCCGATCCCGTGTTTCGCATTTCGGCTGTCAATACCGTCCTGTATGTCGCCGTGGTCGTGCCAGCCACGGTCTCCTTGGGACTGACGGTCGCGCTTCTCATCGAGAGCGGCCGAAGCCTCCGCGCCTTCTATCGAGCAGTCCACTTCTTGCCCTTCATGGCCACGCTCGCGGCTATGGCGATCGCGTGGGAAATGCTGCTCCATCCCACGATTGGATTGGTCAATCAGGTGTTCACCCTGCTTGGTCTACCGGCGGCGAATTGGCTCAGAAACGCCAACACCGCCTTGCCTGTCTTGGCGGTAATCGGCGTTTGGCAGGACCTCGGCTTTGCGATGGTGCTGTTTCTCGCCGGTCTCAAGGCGATCCCGCAGGAGCTCTATGACGCCGCCGATGTCGATGGGGCCGACCGCATGCTCGACCGCCTGCGAACCGTAACGCTGCCGCTCCTCGGTCCGGTGACGATGTTCGTCGTGATCGTGATGACGCTGAAGGAGCTAAGAGTGTTCGATACCGTGAAGATCCTCACAGAAGGCGGCCCCGCCAAGGCATCGGAGGTTCTGCTCTACACTCTATATGTCGAGAGCTTCGAGTATATGCGGACCGGATACGGCGCAGCGATAACGGTGCTGTTTCTGGCTGTGGTCGTCGGGTTGACGCTGCTGCAGGCGAAGGTCATGGACAAGCGAGTCCATTACTCATGA
- a CDS encoding carbohydrate ABC transporter permease: protein MIGPALHSRVRGLLRHAILSTTAAASLVPFVWMISLSLKPRNEIFQSTISLLPAHWHAWENYARALTAAALPRYLLNGAVVCAAILTLQILVCAPAAYALAKLRFKGREALFGLVLVGLLIPQQVLALPLFILAYQAGILNSYAALIFPFVVSPFGIFLFRQFFKTIPDDIVHAARLDGLSELSIVWRIMVPMALPALIAFSIFSVVSHWNDLFWPLIAVQSEALMPPTLGVVTFKNAEMGHDYGPLMAGATLVIAPLIIAFLFAQRWFIEGLMVGSVK, encoded by the coding sequence ATGATTGGGCCTGCTTTGCATAGCAGGGTCCGTGGCTTGCTGAGGCACGCGATCCTCTCCACGACCGCGGCCGCCTCGCTCGTTCCTTTCGTCTGGATGATCAGCCTCTCGCTGAAGCCCCGCAACGAGATCTTTCAGTCGACTATCTCCCTGCTTCCCGCCCATTGGCACGCCTGGGAAAACTATGCGCGCGCGCTCACGGCGGCGGCGCTTCCTCGCTACTTGCTGAATGGCGCGGTGGTGTGCGCCGCCATCTTGACGTTGCAGATCCTGGTCTGCGCACCGGCTGCCTACGCGCTCGCCAAGCTCAGGTTCAAGGGCCGCGAGGCGCTGTTTGGATTGGTGCTCGTCGGCTTGCTAATTCCCCAGCAGGTGCTCGCTTTGCCGCTCTTCATCCTCGCCTATCAGGCGGGAATCCTGAACAGCTACGCGGCCTTGATCTTTCCCTTCGTGGTGTCGCCGTTCGGTATCTTTCTGTTCCGGCAATTCTTCAAGACTATCCCTGATGACATCGTGCATGCGGCGCGGCTCGACGGGCTGTCGGAGCTCAGCATCGTCTGGCGGATCATGGTTCCGATGGCGCTTCCGGCCCTCATCGCGTTCTCGATCTTCTCCGTCGTCAGCCACTGGAACGATCTGTTCTGGCCATTGATCGCCGTACAGTCGGAAGCGCTGATGCCGCCGACGCTCGGCGTGGTGACCTTCAAGAACGCGGAAATGGGTCACGACTATGGCCCATTGATGGCGGGCGCGACGCTGGTCATCGCGCCGCTGATCATCGCCTTTCTGTTTGCGCAACGATGGTTCATCGAAGGCCTGATGGTGGGCAGCGTGAAATAG
- a CDS encoding TauD/TfdA family dioxygenase, with amino-acid sequence MVHRRPDGGQREIAACGRNRECEMESSMRLDLRPATPHIGADVEGLDLGKLADDQSAETLDTLRRALDRHIVLRFRGQSLSPQQMERLGGYFGPLLSLKRPENKTADHIRGVEFLKIISNARTADGRPLGDGSPNAQDWHSDGAMKPRPATYTYFYARKVPRIPPRTYWMNAYLIYTSLPDNVKARIAGLSVIHHHFTAGNEFPLPQSLPLEVRQSGPRHPLVRVHPSTGRPSLYLPHRSDALIIGMNSGESAELISYLRDFARLAPFWWAAAMEVDDVVIWDNRPALHRRDGWDPSEERVLWHLANEGEAPIPYSANSGASKATKVQMAS; translated from the coding sequence ATGGTTCATCGAAGGCCTGATGGTGGGCAGCGTGAAATAGCGGCGTGTGGCCGGAATCGGGAGTGTGAAATGGAAAGCTCTATGCGTCTCGATCTGCGGCCTGCGACCCCGCATATCGGGGCCGATGTCGAGGGCCTCGATCTCGGCAAGCTTGCAGACGATCAGAGTGCCGAGACCCTCGATACCCTTCGGCGTGCGCTCGACCGGCATATCGTGCTGCGGTTTCGCGGCCAATCGCTCTCGCCGCAGCAAATGGAACGATTGGGCGGGTATTTTGGCCCGCTCTTGAGCCTAAAGCGACCGGAGAACAAGACCGCCGATCACATCCGTGGCGTCGAGTTCCTGAAGATCATTTCCAATGCGCGCACCGCCGATGGCCGCCCGTTGGGCGACGGCAGTCCCAATGCTCAGGATTGGCACAGCGACGGGGCGATGAAGCCGCGTCCGGCCACCTATACCTACTTCTACGCGCGCAAGGTGCCGCGAATTCCGCCACGAACCTATTGGATGAACGCATATCTGATCTACACGTCGCTGCCGGACAATGTGAAGGCACGGATCGCGGGGCTGAGCGTGATCCATCATCATTTCACTGCCGGCAACGAGTTTCCGCTCCCGCAGTCGCTGCCGCTGGAGGTACGCCAGAGTGGACCGCGGCACCCGCTCGTCCGCGTACATCCGTCGACCGGGCGGCCCAGCCTCTATCTCCCGCATCGCTCCGACGCGCTCATCATCGGCATGAACTCCGGCGAGAGCGCCGAGCTTATCAGTTATCTCAGGGATTTTGCGCGGCTCGCCCCGTTCTGGTGGGCGGCGGCCATGGAGGTGGACGACGTGGTCATCTGGGACAACCGGCCCGCCCTCCACCGGCGCGATGGCTGGGATCCGTCGGAGGAGCGAGTGCTCTGGCACCTCGCTAACGAAGGCGAGGCACCAATCCCATACAGCGCAAATTCTGGCGCCTCAAAAGCGACAAAGGTGCAGATGGCATCGTGA
- a CDS encoding extracellular solute-binding protein, whose translation MRAFRAALAGILGLLGTDPAASAQTMVDIRASSYIKPVYEQLVTEFNQSAKGIAAKFTVTARDEEEAVQQLLRSGLVGSDVPDVLYISGTFVRLLADRGLAVDLDPLIKSDPNWSKQGFTEAVAAAGRVNGRTYGLAFGLSMPVVLFNSELVRKAGGDPGKLPGEWSGILSLAKKIDALGSSNVGGFLEHDNGGSFSLLFLLESHGGQMLSADEKKVTLKTPQGLKALEVLRGFGESGQARASMTRDQARQAFGAGNLGVFVTMSSTIPAHEQASAGHFEVLSVPFPIAAAEGKLPAAGPIGVMLTHDPAKQKAAFELMKFASGPRGQTILATGSGYAPVNEIAIKDASMLGEVLSKRKNAHSYIARLNVATSWYAPPGDNAIKISRVVKDDLEQVVTLRMTPEQALDAMTSEIQPLLPKQ comes from the coding sequence ATGAGAGCATTTCGGGCAGCGCTCGCCGGGATTCTCGGTCTTCTGGGAACCGACCCAGCGGCCAGCGCTCAGACCATGGTCGACATCAGGGCCAGCTCCTATATCAAGCCCGTCTATGAGCAGCTGGTCACGGAGTTCAATCAAAGCGCCAAAGGCATCGCCGCCAAGTTCACTGTGACGGCGCGCGATGAGGAGGAGGCGGTACAGCAGCTCCTCCGCAGCGGCCTTGTCGGCAGCGATGTTCCGGACGTGCTCTATATCAGCGGAACCTTCGTCCGTCTGCTCGCGGATCGCGGCCTCGCGGTGGACCTGGATCCTCTCATCAAGTCCGACCCAAATTGGAGCAAGCAGGGATTCACGGAAGCCGTAGCCGCGGCGGGACGCGTCAACGGCCGCACTTACGGGCTGGCATTCGGCCTTTCGATGCCCGTAGTCCTTTTCAACTCGGAGCTTGTGCGCAAGGCGGGCGGCGATCCCGGCAAGCTGCCGGGCGAGTGGTCCGGAATTCTGAGTCTGGCCAAGAAGATCGACGCGCTCGGCTCGAGCAATGTCGGTGGGTTTCTCGAGCATGACAATGGCGGCTCCTTCAGCCTGCTCTTTCTGCTCGAAAGTCATGGCGGGCAGATGTTGAGCGCCGACGAGAAGAAAGTGACGCTCAAGACCCCGCAGGGTTTGAAGGCACTCGAGGTGCTGCGCGGCTTTGGCGAATCGGGCCAGGCGCGGGCCAGCATGACGCGCGATCAAGCGCGCCAGGCCTTCGGCGCCGGCAATCTCGGCGTGTTCGTGACCATGAGCAGCACCATTCCCGCCCATGAGCAGGCATCGGCCGGCCATTTCGAGGTGCTCTCGGTCCCGTTTCCGATCGCGGCGGCGGAAGGTAAGTTGCCTGCTGCGGGCCCGATCGGCGTCATGCTGACCCATGATCCAGCCAAGCAGAAGGCGGCGTTCGAGCTGATGAAGTTCGCATCGGGACCGCGCGGCCAGACGATCCTAGCCACCGGCAGCGGCTACGCGCCGGTCAACGAGATTGCGATCAAGGACGCATCGATGCTCGGCGAAGTCTTGTCGAAGCGAAAGAATGCCCACTCCTATATCGCTCGCCTGAACGTCGCCACCAGCTGGTATGCGCCGCCCGGTGACAACGCCATCAAGATCTCGAGGGTGGTCAAGGATGACCTCGAGCAGGTGGTCACGCTCCGCATGACGCCGGAGCAAGCTCTCGATGCCATGACCAGCGAAATCCAGCCGCTGCTTCCCAAGCAGTAG
- a CDS encoding phosphonopyruvate hydrolase: MSKAKRLRAAMAEAGLVHIMAAHSPLSAALAEEAGFDGLWASGFELSALYGLPDVSLVTMTQHLEMTRAMAERSQLPIVADIDTGFGNALNVIHAIERYEQAGAAAVVIEDKSFPKVTSLVAGGRQELVRSQEFQGKIEAAIATRKDPDFLVIARTEALIAGLGEKEALIRAHAYAEAGADMIFVHSKQKTPDEVESFARAWSGRLPLVLVPTAYPDLDAARIRALGKVKMVIYGNHAIRAAVTAMQSVFRRIREDGGIKNVHKDIVSVEEIFRLQGMDRVKANEARFLK; encoded by the coding sequence ATGAGCAAGGCGAAGCGGCTCCGCGCCGCCATGGCTGAGGCCGGCTTGGTCCATATCATGGCGGCGCACAGCCCGCTCTCGGCCGCTTTGGCCGAGGAAGCGGGCTTCGACGGGCTTTGGGCGTCGGGCTTCGAACTCTCGGCGCTCTACGGGCTCCCCGATGTGAGCCTTGTCACCATGACCCAACACCTGGAGATGACGCGCGCCATGGCGGAGCGCTCGCAGCTCCCCATCGTCGCCGACATCGACACCGGCTTCGGCAACGCACTCAACGTGATCCATGCGATCGAGCGCTATGAGCAGGCCGGCGCCGCCGCGGTGGTGATCGAGGACAAGAGCTTTCCCAAGGTGACGAGCCTGGTGGCCGGCGGCCGCCAGGAACTGGTGCGCTCGCAAGAGTTTCAGGGCAAGATCGAAGCCGCGATCGCCACCCGCAAGGATCCGGACTTCCTAGTGATCGCCCGCACCGAGGCCCTAATCGCCGGGCTCGGCGAGAAGGAAGCGCTCATCCGCGCCCACGCCTATGCCGAAGCCGGCGCCGACATGATCTTCGTTCATTCCAAGCAGAAGACACCGGACGAGGTCGAAAGTTTCGCCCGAGCCTGGTCCGGCCGATTGCCGCTGGTGCTGGTTCCGACCGCCTATCCCGATCTCGACGCCGCGCGCATTCGGGCTTTGGGCAAGGTCAAGATGGTCATCTATGGCAACCACGCGATCCGCGCCGCGGTGACTGCGATGCAGAGCGTCTTCCGCCGCATCCGTGAGGATGGCGGCATCAAGAACGTGCACAAGGACATCGTCTCGGTCGAGGAGATCTTCCGCTTGCAGGGCATGGACCGGGTGAAGGCGAACGAGGCGCGATTCCTCAAATAG
- a CDS encoding glutamine amidotransferase family protein: MCGIVGLFLKNPALAPSLGDRLSAMLIEMSDRGPDSAGVAFYREPAPPGAVKLVLFHPDPGFSWLELAERLAAELATEAELDVRASHARTVIAAPYEAIAAWLALTYPDVRIMSAGGAIEIYKEMGLPEDVVERFQLRGIAGSHALGHTRMATESAVTTEHSHPFSTGLDLCLVHNGSLSNHNRLRRTLSRHGIRFQTDNDTEVAAGYLTWRMLEGATLAEALEASLADLDGFYTFAVGTSNGFAVLRDPIACKPAILAETDDWVAMASEYRAISVLPGAESARIWEPAPGKVYSWGRA; the protein is encoded by the coding sequence ATGTGCGGCATTGTAGGTCTTTTCCTCAAGAACCCGGCCTTGGCGCCCTCTCTCGGCGATCGCCTGTCGGCGATGCTGATCGAGATGAGCGACCGCGGACCGGACAGCGCCGGCGTCGCGTTCTATCGCGAGCCGGCACCTCCAGGTGCCGTCAAGCTCGTGCTGTTCCACCCTGATCCGGGCTTTTCCTGGCTCGAGCTGGCCGAGCGCCTGGCCGCCGAGCTTGCCACCGAAGCCGAGCTCGATGTGCGCGCGAGCCACGCGCGCACGGTCATCGCAGCCCCTTACGAGGCCATCGCCGCGTGGCTCGCCCTGACATATCCCGATGTCAGGATCATGAGCGCCGGCGGGGCCATCGAGATCTACAAGGAGATGGGCCTGCCCGAGGACGTGGTCGAGCGCTTCCAGCTCCGCGGCATCGCCGGCAGCCACGCCTTGGGCCATACCCGCATGGCGACCGAGAGTGCGGTTACCACCGAGCACTCCCATCCGTTTTCGACCGGGCTCGATCTTTGCCTGGTGCACAACGGCTCGCTCTCCAACCACAACCGCTTGCGGCGCACGCTCTCGCGCCACGGTATCCGCTTCCAGACCGACAACGACACCGAGGTGGCCGCGGGCTATCTCACCTGGCGCATGCTCGAAGGCGCCACCTTGGCCGAAGCCCTCGAAGCCTCGCTCGCGGATCTCGACGGCTTCTACACCTTCGCCGTCGGCACCAGCAACGGCTTCGCCGTGCTGCGAGACCCCATCGCCTGCAAGCCCGCGATCCTGGCCGAGACCGACGACTGGGTGGCGATGGCATCGGAATACCGGGCGATCTCGGTCTTGCCCGGCGCCGAGTCCGCCCGCATCTGGGAACCGGCGCCGGGCAAGGTCTATAGCTGGGGCCGAGCCTAG
- a CDS encoding protein GlxC, with amino-acid sequence MQIDLDQVSIRELNQRLHGLSPETNWREVRIVNPKGRHALAVGLTLPIEVTVEGHVGYYCAGMNKEAAVTIAGHAGPGVAENIMSGVVRVEGNASQYAAASGRGGLVVIEGDASARCGISMKGVDIVVGGSVGHLSAFMAQRGHLVVCGDAGADLGDSLYEARLYVQGRVESLGADCIEKEQTAAHQEGLAALLERARIKADPRAFRRYGSARRLYHFHTDHAHAY; translated from the coding sequence ATGCAGATTGATCTCGATCAGGTGTCGATCCGCGAGCTGAACCAGCGCTTGCACGGGCTCTCGCCGGAAACAAATTGGCGGGAGGTCCGCATCGTCAATCCGAAGGGACGCCATGCGCTGGCGGTCGGCTTGACCCTGCCGATCGAGGTCACCGTCGAGGGCCATGTCGGCTATTACTGCGCCGGCATGAACAAGGAGGCCGCGGTCACCATCGCCGGCCATGCCGGGCCCGGGGTGGCGGAGAACATCATGTCCGGCGTGGTCAGGGTCGAAGGCAATGCCTCGCAATACGCCGCCGCGTCCGGCCGCGGCGGGCTGGTGGTGATCGAAGGCGATGCCAGCGCCCGCTGCGGCATCTCGATGAAGGGTGTCGACATCGTCGTCGGCGGCTCGGTGGGCCATCTCTCGGCCTTCATGGCCCAGCGCGGCCATCTCGTGGTTTGCGGCGATGCCGGCGCCGATCTCGGCGACTCGCTCTATGAAGCGCGCCTCTATGTGCAGGGGCGGGTCGAGAGCCTGGGCGCCGACTGCATCGAGAAGGAGCAGACGGCGGCGCATCAAGAGGGCTTGGCGGCACTCTTGGAGCGCGCCCGCATCAAGGCCGATCCACGGGCGTTCCGGCGCTACGGCTCGGCCAGGCGGCTCTATCACTTTCACACCGACCACGCCCATGCCTATTGA
- a CDS encoding FMN-binding glutamate synthase family protein — protein sequence MPIDDSSKPEPVLKPVLRESASFPRQVLAEIHRAAAEGVYAIRGFGAKRRVPNFDDLVLLGASVSRYPLEGYRERCATEVVIGTRFAKKPITLKIPITIAGMSFGALGSHAKEALGRAATQLGTSTTTGDGGMTEEERLASKTLVYQVLPSRYGLNPDDLRRADAIEVVVGQGAKPGGGGMLLGQKITERVAGMRDLPVGIDQRSASRHPDWTGPDDLTIKIQELREVTDWEKPIYVKVGATRVAYDVALAVKAGADAVVVDGMQGGTAATQDVFIEHVGIPTLAAVRLAADALVELDQHRKVQLIVSGGIRSGADVAKALALGADAVSIGVAALVALGCNREAYVEDYQKLGTMPGFCHHCHTGRCPVGITTQLPELEARLDPELGARHVRNYISTLVLELQTLARACGKSHVLNLEPEDLAALTIEAAAMARVPLAGTNWIPGVSGG from the coding sequence ATGCCTATTGACGACAGCAGCAAGCCCGAGCCGGTGCTAAAGCCGGTCTTGCGCGAATCCGCGAGCTTCCCGCGCCAGGTCCTGGCCGAGATCCACCGGGCGGCGGCGGAGGGGGTCTACGCGATCCGCGGCTTCGGCGCCAAAAGGCGCGTGCCGAATTTCGACGATCTCGTGCTGCTCGGCGCCTCGGTCTCCCGCTATCCCTTGGAAGGCTACCGGGAGCGTTGCGCCACGGAGGTCGTCATCGGCACTCGCTTCGCCAAGAAGCCGATCACCCTCAAGATCCCGATCACCATCGCCGGCATGAGCTTTGGTGCCTTGGGCTCCCACGCCAAGGAGGCGCTGGGGCGCGCCGCGACCCAGCTCGGCACCAGCACCACCACCGGCGATGGCGGCATGACCGAGGAGGAGCGTCTTGCCTCGAAGACGCTCGTCTACCAGGTGCTGCCGTCCCGCTACGGCCTCAATCCCGACGATCTCCGGCGCGCCGATGCGATCGAGGTGGTGGTGGGCCAGGGGGCGAAACCCGGCGGCGGCGGCATGCTGCTCGGCCAGAAGATCACCGAGCGCGTCGCCGGCATGCGCGATCTGCCCGTCGGCATCGACCAGCGGAGTGCCTCCCGCCACCCCGATTGGACCGGCCCCGACGATCTCACCATCAAAATCCAGGAGCTGCGCGAGGTAACCGACTGGGAGAAGCCGATCTACGTCAAGGTCGGCGCCACCAGGGTCGCCTATGACGTGGCGCTCGCGGTCAAGGCCGGTGCGGACGCGGTCGTCGTCGACGGCATGCAGGGCGGCACGGCGGCGACCCAGGATGTGTTCATCGAGCATGTCGGCATCCCGACCTTGGCCGCGGTGCGCCTTGCCGCCGATGCCTTGGTCGAGCTCGATCAGCACCGCAAGGTGCAGCTCATCGTCTCCGGTGGCATCCGCAGCGGCGCCGATGTGGCGAAGGCGCTGGCGCTCGGCGCCGATGCGGTCTCCATCGGTGTCGCGGCCTTGGTGGCACTCGGCTGCAACCGCGAGGCCTATGTCGAGGACTACCAGAAGCTCGGCACCATGCCCGGCTTTTGCCACCACTGCCACACCGGCCGCTGTCCGGTCGGCATCACCACGCAGCTCCCTGAGCTGGAGGCCCGCCTCGATCCGGAATTGGGCGCCCGCCATGTCCGCAACTACATCTCGACCTTGGTCCTGGAGCTGCAAACCTTGGCGCGTGCCTGCGGCAAGAGCCATGTGCTCAATCTCGAGCCCGAGGATCTGGCCGCCCTCACCATCGAGGCCGCCGCCATGGCCCGCGTGCCGCTCGCCGGCACCAACTGGATTCCAGGGGTGAGTGGCGGCTAA
- the glnT gene encoding type III glutamate--ammonia ligase has product MSIDLAKVARDKRIEYFLISFVDMAGTSRAKLVPASAIAIMQKNGAGFAGFATHLDMTPADPDMFAMPDAESLVQLPWKPELGWLAADLWMEGKPILTTPRLVLKRLIAQALKAGYRQKSGVECEFMLIQRDQMAVSDPFDAAKKPCYDQQALMRRYDVIRAICDGMQRLGWGPYQNDHEDANGQFEMNWEYADALVTADRHTFFKFMVKSIAEQQGLRATFMPKPFMSLTGNGCHVHMSLWNPTAKRNLFEDPKGELGLAALAYKAIGGLVANAEPLAALFNPTVNSYKRINAPVTLSGATWSPNTVTYSGNNRTHMIRIPEPGRFELRLPDGAANPYLLQAGVLAAALDGIGQNRDPGKRLDVNMYEEGHRIKGAKRLPLNLLDAVRVFEKSQFARQAFGDAFVESYAKLKHQDWKSYMAALSPWELQQTVDC; this is encoded by the coding sequence ATGAGCATCGATCTGGCGAAGGTGGCGCGGGACAAGCGCATCGAGTATTTCCTCATCAGCTTCGTCGACATGGCGGGCACGTCGCGGGCCAAGCTGGTGCCGGCCTCGGCCATCGCGATCATGCAGAAGAACGGCGCCGGCTTTGCCGGCTTCGCCACCCATCTCGACATGACGCCGGCCGATCCTGACATGTTCGCCATGCCGGACGCCGAGAGCCTGGTGCAGCTCCCCTGGAAGCCCGAGCTCGGCTGGCTTGCCGCCGATCTCTGGATGGAGGGAAAGCCGATCCTGACCACGCCGCGCCTGGTCTTGAAGCGTCTCATCGCACAAGCCCTGAAGGCGGGCTACCGGCAGAAATCCGGCGTCGAATGCGAGTTCATGCTGATCCAACGCGATCAGATGGCGGTCTCCGATCCCTTCGATGCAGCGAAGAAGCCCTGCTACGACCAGCAGGCTTTGATGCGCCGCTATGACGTGATCCGCGCCATCTGCGACGGCATGCAGCGTCTGGGCTGGGGGCCCTACCAGAACGATCACGAGGACGCCAACGGCCAGTTCGAGATGAACTGGGAATACGCCGACGCCCTGGTGACCGCCGATCGCCACACCTTCTTCAAGTTCATGGTGAAGTCGATCGCCGAGCAGCAGGGTCTGCGCGCCACCTTCATGCCGAAGCCGTTCATGAGCCTCACCGGCAATGGCTGCCATGTGCACATGTCGCTGTGGAACCCCACGGCCAAGCGCAACCTGTTCGAGGATCCCAAGGGCGAGCTCGGCCTCGCGGCCCTGGCCTACAAGGCGATCGGCGGTCTCGTCGCCAATGCCGAGCCGCTCGCGGCCCTCTTCAATCCGACGGTGAACAGCTATAAGCGCATCAACGCGCCGGTGACGCTTTCGGGTGCCACGTGGTCGCCCAACACCGTCACCTACTCCGGCAACAACCGCACCCACATGATCCGCATCCCCGAGCCCGGGCGCTTCGAGCTGCGCCTGCCCGACGGTGCCGCCAATCCCTATCTCTTGCAGGCGGGCGTGCTCGCCGCCGCGCTCGACGGCATCGGCCAGAACCGCGACCCCGGCAAGCGCCTCGACGTCAACATGTACGAGGAAGGCCACCGCATCAAAGGCGCGAAGCGCCTGCCGCTCAATCTCCTCGATGCGGTGCGCGTGTTCGAGAAGAGTCAATTCGCCCGCCAGGCCTTCGGCGATGCCTTCGTCGAGTCCTACGCCAAGCTGAAGCACCAGGACTGGAAGAGCTATATGGCGGCGCTGTCGCCCTGGGAGCTGCAGCAGACCGTGGATTGCTGA